The following nucleotide sequence is from Podospora bellae-mahoneyi strain CBS 112042 chromosome 1 map unlocalized CBS112042p_1, whole genome shotgun sequence.
GTGAGAAGAGAGTACAAAAGTAAacacaagaagaaaagtaaaaCTACTCCCAAGTAATCTCCCACCCCTGCACCCAAGCACCACCAGAAAACTTCTCCTTCAGCTCAGACAACTCCAACACACACCTCCCTGCATCATAACTCCAatgctcctgctccagcacctcaccatcaagcCACACCTGCTTGGGCTCGTGCTCCAGACCCATGACCGTGGCGTTGcgaagggggttggtgtccGGGTAGTTACCCAGCGGCTCGACCTTGAGGAAGTTGTTCGAGGCAGTAAACTACTCCCATCATTAGCACCACATTCATCACCTCAAATGTTTGCAACAGTCACTTACCGAAATCCAGctcacctcctccggctccagactgaccccatcatccaaaTACAACTTCCCCTCCGCCCATCCGGTCCCATCCAATCCCACCAACAGTCCCCAAGGATTCTGCCTACTCTCCGCTGTAGTCATTCCAGGCTCCTGCAACGGAACAACCTTCCCACCCCTCACATAGACAGGAATATGCCCCAACTCCGCCCCAATAGTGACATTCTCCCCGGGTCCAACCCCAGAACTCACGTTCCCCTTGGTATACCAATCATaccacacctccccctctcccaccccggGGAAAACCCCCTTCACCGTATCTGCCCCCTGCTCCAAACAAGGCGTAACCATAATCGCATCCCCCAACATGAACTGCctgtcagcatcagcaaGCCACGGCTCATTGGGAAACTCCCACGCAAGAGCACGCATGACGGTGCTGCCAGCGAGAGAAGCCTGGGCCATGAGCGTGTACATATACGGCAGCAGCGCATACCGTATCGCCATCGCCGACTTGGTAGCGTCAATCACACTGCTCCACCTGTACGGCTCCTGGTCAATCGCCCCCATCGCATTGTGATTCCGATAAAAGGGAAAAAACGCGCTGAGCTGCATCCACCGCGAGCAGAGCTCATAGTTTGTGTTGCCGTTGAAGCCGCACGTGTCGACCCCAAACATGGGGAAGCcaaagatggagaaggacaATGCTTGCGGGATGCTAAAGTACAAAAATGCCCAGAGGGCCTCATTGTCACCGCCCCAGTGGCCAGCCCACTTGCCTGAGCCGGCGAAGGTGCCGCGGCCGATGATGAAGGGGCGGACGCCCTTTTGGACTTGGAGCAGAGCTGAGTAGGTCGCGTTGAGGACTTGATGACCGAAGAGGTTGTGGAAATCGTACTCGAGATAGCCGCCATTATGCGTCGAGTTCGGGCTCAGGGCGTGGACTCCTATGTCGCCATGATAGTTGTTGATCACGTACGGGGGCCAGTTGATGTTTCTTGCGCCAGGAGTGGGTGTGCTCCGGTAGATATTCTtcgttgttgtggttgtggtgacgGTGGGGACGGCGGTCGCGGTTGGCCCGTAGCTCTGGGTGATGATCGCCTTTGTCGCTGAGATGGCTTCGGTTTCGTTTGTCTTCGCGAAGCCTTCGGGGTATCTCAAGACAAGATTACCAGGCTCACCGGGCAGCTTGAAGGGCGGATGGGCAGGATTGAGTGTCAAGTTTCCGGTGCCGCAGCTGCCAACGCAGAAGGAGGCAACTTCGGACATGTCGATCCAGATACCATCGAACTGGACATGTTAGTATTGTCTTATTCATTCACATATCATCATGGGAAACTCACCGAGATATTCTTGCTCCACCTGGAAATCTCATCAATCCACCAGTCGATAGTCCCAGCCTCACCAAGCACAGCACCAACCCAGTCAGGAAAAACCGTGTAACCAGGCCACACAGCCCCATAGTAAATCGACCCATCAGGATTCTTCACAAAGGCATCTGCCTCCAGCCCCCGCTCATAGGTAGGATAGcgatcttcctcatcctctggGTTAGGAGCATAGATGGCAGAGTCAACAATGGGAACCCAGTGCTGGTGATTCTTGTGAAGCCTGTTCATGAACTCCTCTCCTTCGGTGTAGTTCCAGGTATCTTGGTCGTTTTCAAAGTCACGGTACTTCTTCATGTAGTCGATATCAGCTATATCCACATGTCAATTCAGGAAACCTTTTGTCGGAATAtcaagggaaagaaagaCCCACCCCAGACCGTCTCAAGCGGAATCTCAAACTTTGCAAAGTTGTCAATAACCTCTTGCAAACGTTGCCAGCCAGTATAGCCCCAGCGGCACTGATGGTATCCCAAAGTCCAGTACTGCTGCATAGCCGGAAGGCCAACAGCGCTCTCTTGGTACTTGGTCGTGACATCTTCAGCCCGAGGACCGCTGTAAAAATAGAGATCGATGCTGCCACCGAGTGTTCTCCAAGTAATACCAGGTTGCCGCAGAAGCACCTCTTGTGGATGAGCGTTGCGAAGATAGACACCATGTGTATACGATGTGTACCTGGCCTTCTTGTCGTTGGCATAAGGCACATATGTCAATTTTCCCGACTCATCGGTGGTGAAGTATCTTGTGTCATGATAGATAGGATGACTGCCATAGATGTTCCAGTCGATGTCGTTGCCAACATCTGCCGCAAAGAGTGTCCCTAGCCTGTGTGTAAGCTATCTCGCCTGAGCATTGAATATACTTGGTGGTACTTACTGGTGAGATTGTTGCCCAAGCGGAAGCCATGAATAACTTCACCGAGACCATACAGGTTGTAGCTCTCGGGCAGAGGGGACACAAACTCGATGAACTGATCTTCGTAGATGAGCTTGCTCCCCTCGGTTGTAAAGAGCGTGTCGTCAGTTGCCTTTCGCTTCACCGTGAAGGAGAACGTCGGGTCGTTTGACCACGAGACCACAAAGTCGCTGTTGTGCTCCTCGCAAAGAGGATCGTTTTGAGGTTTTGGTATCAACACTTCGGGTAATCTGAACCACGTTTCATTCTCCTTCGAGATGTACCGTGGCTCAATCTGAAGGTGAACCCTATCGTTGGCCTGAAACTCCACCAGTAAGGAGAGGTGCTCGATGTCGTTGCCGTAGACGTTGCATGCTGGGCCGGCTAGGTCAAGATCGGCAGTAAACCCGTTTTTCGTGTTTTGGACGTTGGATGCAGAGTACCCAGGACATACCAGCTGCGGGTTAGCGGCAAGGGGGTCGTCTATGTTGGCTTCAACGTCCTTCCCTTTGTCGGCAGACGCAGGGACTGTGAACTGTGGGActgagctggtggtgggagacGCCGTCTGAAGAAACTTGGCCGGGACCACTGGTGGGCCCTTGTGCCCAGAAGTACCACTCGGCAGCAACGATGAGGTCAAAAGGAGCGATATCGAAGTAAGCAAAGCCATGGTGGCTAGCAACGAAGTGGCTTTGGAAAGGATGCCTTGTCTGGGAACCCTGCGGTTGTACAATTTGAAGCCCAAACTAAGAGCAGCGACAAAGACGAGGACTTCCACCTTGAAATAGTCCTGGCCGAAGTCGAGCCCCAGACCCAGATGTGAGGATACGCGAGCATCTTCCAAGTCTAGACCGGCCCGTGACTCGGAAGAAGCAGTTGGGAGCTTGCTGGTTCCTGGCTCCAAACTCTGATGGTCCCAGGTGATACTGTTACCGGCAAACAACTCGGCCGAAGCCAAGGTACTGTTGAAAGCCATAACGAGTGAGAAGAGCGCCAACAGGGGCGAGCACAGCGG
It contains:
- a CDS encoding uncharacterized protein (EggNog:ENOG503NVMX; COG:G; CAZy:GH31), which produces MAFNSTLASAELFAGNSITWDHQSLEPGTSKLPTASSESRAGLDLEDARVSSHLGLGLDFGQDYFKVEVLVFVAALSLGFKLYNRRVPRQGILSKATSLLATMALLTSISLLLTSSLLPSGTSGHKGPPVVPAKFLQTASPTTSSVPQFTVPASADKGKDVEANIDDPLAANPQLVCPGYSASNVQNTKNGFTADLDLAGPACNVYGNDIEHLSLLVEFQANDRVHLQIEPRYISKENETWFRLPEVLIPKPQNDPLCEEHNSDFVVSWSNDPTFSFTVKRKATDDTLFTTEGSKLIYEDQFIEFVSPLPESYNLYGLGEVIHGFRLGNNLTRTLFAADVGNDIDWNIYGSHPIYHDTRYFTTDESGKLTYVPYANDKKARYTSYTHGVYLRNAHPQEVLLRQPGITWRTLGGSIDLYFYSGPRAEDVTTKYQESAVGLPAMQQYWTLGYHQCRWGYTGWQRLQEVIDNFAKFEIPLETVWADIDYMKKYRDFENDQDTWNYTEGEEFMNRLHKNHQHWVPIVDSAIYAPNPEDEEDRYPTYERGLEADAFVKNPDGSIYYGAVWPGYTVFPDWVGAVLGEAGTIDWWIDEISRWSKNISFDGIWIDMSEVASFCVGSCGTGNLTLNPAHPPFKLPGEPGNLVLRYPEGFAKTNETEAISATKAIITQSYGPTATAVPTVTTTTTTKNIYRSTPTPGARNINWPPYVINNYHGDIGVHALSPNSTHNGGYLEYDFHNLFGHQVLNATYSALLQVQKGVRPFIIGRGTFAGSGKWAGHWGGDNEALWAFLYFSIPQALSFSIFGFPMFGVDTCGFNGNTNYELCSRWMQLSAFFPFYRNHNAMGAIDQEPYRWSSVIDATKSAMAIRYALLPYMYTLMAQASLAGSTVMRALAWEFPNEPWLADADRQFMLGDAIMVTPCLEQGADTVKGVFPGVGEGEVWYDWYTKGNVSSGVGPGENVTIGAELGHIPVYVRGGKVVPLQEPGMTTAESRQNPWGLLVGLDGTGWAEGKLYLDDGVSLEPEEVSWISFTASNNFLKVEPLGNYPDTNPLRNATVMGLEHEPKQVWLDGEVLEQEHWSYDAGRCVLELSELKEKFSGGAWVQGWEITWE